One part of the Oceanidesulfovibrio indonesiensis genome encodes these proteins:
- a CDS encoding OmpA family protein: protein MRFAFFLSIVLLLASGCAPKTTVVLLPDEAGKVGAVEVATDRTSQLLDTPNAYTEVWLLDTPSKVRLMSAHDIDRDFSTALRAEPLPPKSFNLYFHSETTTLDRPSASRFPDIAETIRTTPHVEINVIGHTDTAGDASYNWDLSRRRAERIRDKLLEHGVDSGIIFTSFHGQYDPLIPTPDETHEPRNRRVEIFLR, encoded by the coding sequence ATGCGATTCGCGTTCTTTCTCAGCATTGTCCTGCTGCTGGCTTCAGGATGCGCACCCAAGACAACCGTTGTGCTGCTGCCCGACGAGGCCGGCAAGGTAGGCGCCGTGGAGGTTGCCACTGACCGTACGAGCCAGTTGCTCGACACGCCGAACGCATACACTGAGGTCTGGCTTCTGGACACGCCGTCCAAGGTGAGGCTCATGAGTGCGCACGACATCGACCGCGACTTCTCCACGGCCCTTCGCGCCGAACCACTGCCACCCAAAAGCTTCAATCTGTATTTCCACTCGGAAACCACTACCCTGGACCGCCCGTCGGCATCCCGCTTTCCGGACATCGCCGAGACAATACGCACCACGCCTCACGTGGAGATAAACGTCATCGGACATACGGACACCGCCGGCGACGCTTCATACAACTGGGACCTCTCGCGTCGACGCGCTGAGCGCATTCGCGACAAGCTCCTGGAACACGGCGTCGACTCCGGCATCATCTTCACTTCGTTCCATGGCCAGTACGATCCCCTCATCCCAACACCGGACGAGACCCACGAACCGCGGAACAGACGGGTCGAAATATTTTTGCGCTGA
- the cbiQ gene encoding cobalt ECF transporter T component CbiQ, translated as MIRERFALGDSFLHRLDPRAGLVSAVSLSVVLALVQGFPAAGAGLVLGCGLVLAARLDIGEVLRRLLVVNSFIAFIWLLVPLTYGGEPLFSFGFLHISREGVRLAALITLKSNGIVLVLMSLVATSTLVDMGRAMESLGVPSRLCRLLLYTVRYLTVIEDEYRRLARAAGLRGFAPRLNLHTCRTYGHMIAMTMVRSYNRARRVQQAMQLRGFTGRFVSMHVFSAGYGDVCFAAGSVIAAAGLAVIEFAS; from the coding sequence ATGATTCGGGAGCGATTCGCCCTGGGCGACTCATTCCTGCATCGGCTTGATCCTCGCGCCGGGCTCGTTTCTGCCGTGTCGTTGTCCGTGGTGCTCGCGCTCGTGCAGGGATTTCCTGCCGCCGGGGCAGGGCTCGTTCTGGGATGCGGCCTTGTGCTCGCGGCGAGGCTCGACATCGGAGAAGTGCTGCGCCGCCTGCTCGTGGTCAACTCGTTCATCGCTTTCATCTGGCTGCTCGTGCCGCTCACGTACGGCGGGGAGCCGTTGTTTTCTTTCGGATTTCTCCACATCAGCCGGGAGGGAGTCCGTCTGGCGGCCCTCATCACGCTGAAATCAAACGGCATAGTGCTTGTGCTCATGTCCCTTGTCGCCACCTCCACCCTTGTGGACATGGGCCGCGCCATGGAAAGCCTGGGCGTGCCGTCCCGGCTGTGCCGGCTGCTGCTCTACACGGTGCGCTACCTCACGGTCATAGAGGACGAGTACCGCCGTCTGGCCAGGGCGGCGGGTCTGCGCGGCTTTGCGCCCCGGCTCAACCTGCATACCTGCCGGACCTACGGCCACATGATAGCCATGACCATGGTGCGCAGCTACAACCGCGCCCGCCGGGTGCAGCAGGCCATGCAGCTGCGCGGATTCACGGGGCGTTTCGTGAGCATGCACGTCTTTTCGGCCGGATATGGGGACGTCTGCTTCGCCGCAGGTTCCGTCATCGCGGCGGCCGGCCTTGCAGTCATCGAGTTCGCCAGCTAA
- a CDS encoding glycosyltransferase family 4 protein, which translates to MTGLRGFPDVPGGVERHCEELYPRIAAKGHEVVAAVRAPYQTYDGERWRGVAFVSLDCPTSTRFEAITHTFKAMLAARRHKPDIVHIHAIGPSLLAPLGRFLGMRIVSTHHGHDYNREKWGGFAKRMLKLGEWLGCKFSNRVIVISESIRNVLAEKHGCERTTVIPNGVTVRARVSTTDYLERLGVEPGGYVLAVSRLVPEKGLHDLIEAFEHAPEGMKLVIAGDSDHDSEYKRKLVETAEQNERIIMPGYVRGNDLAELYSHARLFVLPSYHEGLPIVALEAMSYGLPLLLSDIVPNKDVGLPERHYYPVGDADALATHMKRMLGEVHEEGAFEEMVRTKYDWDVIAGRTEQVYREVAGV; encoded by the coding sequence GTGACAGGTCTCCGCGGTTTTCCGGATGTTCCAGGCGGCGTAGAGCGACATTGCGAAGAGTTGTACCCGCGCATTGCAGCAAAGGGGCACGAGGTTGTCGCCGCTGTGCGCGCTCCGTACCAGACGTACGACGGCGAACGGTGGCGCGGCGTTGCATTCGTGTCCCTCGATTGCCCCACGAGTACGCGGTTCGAAGCAATCACCCACACGTTCAAAGCCATGCTCGCCGCCCGAAGGCACAAGCCGGACATCGTGCACATCCACGCCATAGGCCCATCGCTGCTCGCGCCGCTGGGGCGCTTCCTGGGCATGCGTATTGTCTCTACCCATCACGGACACGACTACAATCGCGAGAAGTGGGGCGGTTTCGCCAAGCGGATGCTCAAGCTCGGCGAGTGGCTCGGCTGCAAATTTTCCAACCGCGTCATCGTCATCTCCGAGAGCATCCGGAACGTGCTGGCGGAAAAACACGGCTGCGAGCGCACCACCGTCATCCCCAACGGCGTCACGGTGCGCGCGCGGGTCAGCACGACGGACTATCTGGAGCGGCTTGGCGTGGAGCCGGGCGGGTACGTCCTGGCAGTGTCACGACTGGTGCCGGAGAAAGGGCTGCATGATCTCATCGAAGCGTTCGAGCATGCTCCGGAAGGCATGAAGCTCGTCATAGCCGGAGACTCGGATCATGATTCCGAATACAAGCGCAAACTCGTCGAAACTGCCGAGCAGAACGAACGCATCATCATGCCCGGCTACGTGCGCGGCAATGATCTTGCCGAGCTATACTCCCACGCTCGGTTGTTCGTGCTGCCGTCCTACCATGAGGGACTGCCCATCGTCGCGCTGGAGGCCATGAGCTACGGCCTGCCGCTGCTGCTGTCGGACATCGTGCCGAACAAGGACGTAGGGTTGCCCGAGCGCCACTACTATCCGGTGGGCGATGCGGACGCTCTTGCCACGCACATGAAGCGCATGCTTGGCGAAGTGCACGAGGAAGGGGCGTTCGAGGAGATGGTACGCACAAAGTACGACTGGGACGTTATCGCCGGTCGGACCGAGCAGGTTTACCGAGAGGTTGCAGGCGTCTGA
- a CDS encoding energy-coupling factor ABC transporter ATP-binding protein has product MPEPLFEIRNATFTYPGAAAPVLRDCDFRFSGERLGVVGDNGSGKTTLFLMVMGLVAPQSGGVYFRGEPVLDHDGFTRLRRAVGYCFQNPDDQLFSPTVLEDVAFGPLNQGKSAAEARFIALETLARVGLAGYEERITYTLSGGEKRLASLATVLSMKPEGLLLDEPTNDLDPATRDRLVEVLRSLDIPFAIISHDWDFLDRTVDALLHMEQGRLTPLAKSALHTHTHVHTGGDAPHEHCDG; this is encoded by the coding sequence ATGCCGGAGCCGCTGTTCGAGATACGCAACGCGACCTTCACCTACCCCGGAGCAGCCGCTCCCGTGCTCAGGGATTGCGACTTCCGTTTCAGTGGCGAGCGTCTGGGCGTGGTGGGGGACAATGGCAGCGGCAAAACCACGCTGTTCCTCATGGTCATGGGGCTTGTAGCGCCACAGTCTGGAGGAGTGTATTTTCGTGGCGAGCCTGTGCTCGATCACGACGGGTTCACCAGGCTGCGCCGCGCCGTGGGCTATTGTTTCCAGAATCCGGACGACCAGCTGTTCTCGCCCACTGTGCTGGAGGACGTGGCTTTCGGGCCCCTGAACCAGGGCAAATCCGCAGCCGAGGCGCGATTCATCGCCCTGGAGACCCTGGCCCGCGTGGGGCTGGCAGGTTACGAGGAACGCATCACCTACACCTTGTCCGGCGGAGAGAAGCGCCTTGCCTCTCTGGCCACAGTGCTTTCCATGAAGCCCGAGGGCCTTCTGCTGGACGAACCCACCAACGACCTGGACCCTGCCACGCGCGACAGGCTCGTCGAGGTTCTGCGCTCCCTGGACATCCCTTTCGCAATCATCTCGCACGACTGGGATTTCCTCGACAGGACCGTGGACGCACTCCTGCACATGGAGCAGGGCCGGCTCACTCCGCTGGCGAAATCCGCCCTGCACACCCACACCCACGTGCACACCGGGGGCGATGCGCCGCACGAGCACTGCGACGGCTGA
- a CDS encoding glycosyltransferase family 4 protein → MKILLVNKYHYVTGGPESYMFNVMEKLEDLGHEVYPLCLDVEGNIKSEYSRYFIRSPYPGKKSHHAAGGGPLVAAKLFFRSIYSVEAARKAQQMISDYDIDVVYCLNIANYISPSVIHVGRKNGKRVLHRLSDYNLLCPQQYFFKNRQVCLECKGNLLRAIPDRCVKQSLAATVGRVISMKLHRLMKLYEQVDAFVCPSSFMRDQLVDMGFGEDKVHYLPSLVNVEKRLDEKDLRTERSFVLYLGRLSAEKGLDCLLDAMDMEGNESIPLVLAGAGPDYEALTEQAKGLKNRNIEFRGFVEREELDDLLRRSAFTVAPSIWHDNAPMSVFESLAAGKPIIATPLGGLRDQVGNEEAGLFAEPNDALSLGRAINRLWHDDALRATLSRGALNRFRTHFDPDMHMQALLKLMNA, encoded by the coding sequence ATGAAAATATTGCTCGTCAACAAGTACCACTATGTCACTGGCGGACCTGAAAGCTACATGTTCAATGTCATGGAGAAGCTGGAAGATCTCGGCCATGAAGTATATCCGTTGTGTCTGGATGTTGAAGGCAACATAAAGTCAGAGTATTCCAGGTATTTCATCAGGTCGCCATATCCAGGAAAAAAGAGCCATCATGCGGCAGGTGGCGGACCGCTCGTAGCAGCGAAACTGTTCTTCAGATCGATCTACTCAGTGGAAGCAGCTCGCAAGGCGCAGCAGATGATTTCGGACTACGATATCGACGTCGTTTACTGCCTGAACATCGCCAACTACATTTCTCCAAGCGTGATCCACGTGGGCAGGAAAAACGGCAAGCGTGTGCTGCACAGATTGTCGGACTACAATCTTCTGTGTCCGCAACAGTACTTCTTCAAGAACCGTCAGGTATGTCTGGAATGCAAGGGCAATCTCCTCCGTGCGATTCCGGACAGATGCGTCAAACAATCCCTGGCAGCGACAGTCGGCCGGGTCATCTCCATGAAGCTGCACAGGCTTATGAAACTGTACGAGCAGGTGGATGCATTCGTCTGCCCCTCGTCTTTCATGCGAGATCAGCTGGTGGACATGGGATTCGGCGAGGACAAGGTCCACTATCTGCCCAGCCTCGTAAACGTGGAGAAGCGCCTGGACGAGAAGGATCTGCGCACGGAGCGCAGCTTCGTCCTCTATCTCGGCCGGCTCAGCGCGGAAAAGGGATTGGATTGCCTGCTGGACGCCATGGACATGGAAGGCAACGAGAGCATTCCACTTGTGCTGGCCGGCGCCGGCCCGGACTACGAGGCGCTCACCGAACAGGCCAAAGGGTTGAAAAACCGGAATATAGAGTTCCGGGGCTTTGTGGAGCGCGAGGAGTTGGACGACCTGCTTCGACGCAGCGCGTTCACCGTGGCGCCATCCATCTGGCACGACAATGCGCCCATGTCCGTGTTCGAATCCCTGGCAGCGGGCAAGCCGATCATCGCCACTCCGCTTGGAGGATTGCGCGACCAGGTGGGCAACGAGGAAGCCGGTCTGTTTGCGGAACCCAATGACGCACTGTCCCTGGGCAGGGCGATCAACCGTCTCTGGCATGACGATGCACTGCGGGCGACGTTGTCGCGCGGCGCCCTCAACCGTTTCAGGACGCATTTCGATCCGGACATGCATATGCAGGCACTTCTTAAACTGATGAACGCATAG
- a CDS encoding ArsR/SmtB family transcription factor: MSQRAIPPVQTKVSSLRLSREYESKAKVLKSLAHPTRLFLVDVLSHGEQNVRDLTEMVGVDISTVSKHLSILKRSGLVQDERRGLQVFYSLRIPCALDFFNCLDSVELEDHLSSR; this comes from the coding sequence ATGTCGCAACGTGCCATCCCCCCCGTTCAGACAAAGGTCTCGTCCTTGCGGCTTTCCAGGGAGTACGAATCCAAGGCGAAAGTCCTCAAGTCCCTGGCGCATCCCACGCGGCTGTTCCTCGTCGACGTGCTTTCCCACGGCGAGCAGAACGTTCGCGACCTGACCGAGATGGTGGGGGTCGACATCTCCACCGTGTCCAAACACCTCAGCATCCTCAAGCGTTCCGGGCTGGTCCAGGATGAACGCCGCGGTCTGCAGGTCTTCTACTCGCTGCGCATTCCATGCGCCCTCGATTTCTTCAACTGCCTCGATTCGGTCGAGCTCGAAGACCACCTCTCCTCACGATAG
- a CDS encoding CHASE2 domain-containing protein, with translation MAGLQPRIQGRPLRTVILVGLLCTMLGAVLAGMRAPPVPLADNLLYDAFSSLNARSEADDRIAVVDIDDASIAAVGQWPWPRYRMAALIEKIASAQPASIGVDILFAETDQSSLASMRQRFRRDFGLDIGFTGIPDGLEDNDGYLGHVLSKAPVLGSVYFTFMEHGADTGCLLEPLRVAGAIGALHPPQAGGVLCNVPPIQRGLSSAGFINTQPDPDGRLRRLPLLIEHAGVLYPSFTLALVMMHESADSIAIDRDFYGLFIRVGGLSIPITREGHALLRFYGPARSVTSYSAKSVLQSAGIPSPLAGRHVLVGSSAAGLNDLHHTSSDAHLSGAETQATLISNILAGSVPRVPSWNGFYHIFATMAAGAAVTALFACVTPAAAALGALLTGAFFLGMSGMLFRLEHVYLSAAGPVATAFILLMALSTILYIAENRRSLASLRRLVRAQRQTLSSMAAVAEKRDPYTGGHISRTQKYVRMLAEQLARRGTHGISQEYIELLYLSAPLHDVGKVAMPDSILLKPGQLTESEFELMKKHAEHGHAIMEAAVESSDGGEFLAMAKEIAMTHHERWDGSGYPRGLRGTEIPLSGRLMALADVYDALVSSRLYKKPYSHEKAREVIVDGSGTHFDPDIVAAFLACEEEFDRIARGSDDPPND, from the coding sequence GTGGCCGGACTCCAGCCCCGCATCCAGGGCCGCCCCCTCAGAACCGTCATCCTGGTCGGGCTTTTGTGCACCATGCTCGGTGCCGTGCTTGCAGGGATGCGCGCGCCACCGGTTCCGCTGGCGGACAACCTGCTCTACGATGCATTTTCATCACTGAACGCCCGATCGGAAGCCGATGACCGCATAGCCGTCGTGGACATCGACGACGCGTCCATAGCCGCCGTCGGCCAATGGCCCTGGCCGCGCTACCGCATGGCAGCCCTGATAGAGAAGATCGCATCCGCGCAACCCGCCTCCATCGGCGTCGATATCCTTTTCGCTGAGACCGACCAGAGCTCCCTCGCTTCCATGCGCCAGCGGTTTCGCCGGGATTTCGGCCTCGACATCGGCTTCACGGGCATTCCCGATGGGCTGGAGGACAACGACGGCTACCTGGGCCATGTGCTGAGCAAGGCGCCGGTTCTGGGCTCGGTCTACTTCACGTTCATGGAGCATGGCGCGGACACGGGCTGCTTGCTGGAGCCACTCCGCGTAGCCGGCGCTATCGGCGCGCTCCATCCTCCCCAGGCCGGCGGCGTGTTATGCAACGTGCCGCCCATCCAGCGCGGGCTGAGCTCCGCGGGGTTTATCAACACCCAGCCAGATCCGGACGGCCGCCTGCGCAGGTTGCCGCTGCTCATCGAACATGCCGGCGTCCTCTACCCGAGCTTCACCCTGGCACTTGTCATGATGCACGAGAGTGCGGACTCCATCGCCATCGACCGGGACTTCTACGGCCTCTTCATTCGGGTCGGCGGGCTCAGCATCCCCATAACGCGGGAAGGCCATGCCCTGCTGCGATTCTATGGACCTGCCAGATCGGTTACGTCCTATTCCGCGAAATCCGTACTGCAAAGCGCCGGCATACCGAGCCCGCTCGCCGGGCGTCATGTCCTCGTGGGGTCTTCAGCCGCCGGGCTCAACGACCTGCACCACACCAGCTCTGATGCGCATCTTTCCGGCGCGGAGACCCAGGCGACGCTGATATCCAACATCCTGGCAGGAAGCGTGCCTCGCGTGCCGAGCTGGAACGGGTTCTACCACATCTTCGCCACCATGGCCGCCGGCGCCGCGGTCACCGCCCTGTTCGCCTGCGTCACGCCTGCGGCTGCCGCCCTGGGGGCGCTCCTCACGGGGGCGTTCTTTCTTGGCATGTCCGGTATGCTGTTTCGCTTGGAACATGTCTATCTTTCGGCGGCCGGACCTGTAGCCACCGCATTCATCCTGCTCATGGCGCTGTCCACAATTTTGTACATCGCGGAGAACCGGCGTTCCCTGGCCAGCCTGCGGCGGCTGGTGCGTGCCCAGCGACAGACGCTTTCATCCATGGCGGCCGTAGCCGAAAAACGCGACCCGTACACCGGCGGCCATATCTCCAGGACCCAGAAGTACGTGCGCATGCTGGCAGAACAACTCGCACGGCGCGGAACACATGGTATTTCTCAGGAATACATCGAGCTGCTCTACCTCTCGGCGCCGCTCCACGACGTGGGCAAGGTGGCCATGCCGGACAGCATCCTGCTCAAGCCGGGACAGCTCACGGAGTCCGAGTTCGAATTGATGAAGAAGCATGCGGAGCACGGACACGCCATCATGGAGGCCGCCGTGGAAAGCAGTGACGGGGGCGAATTTCTCGCTATGGCCAAGGAAATCGCCATGACGCACCATGAGCGGTGGGACGGCTCCGGATATCCGCGGGGGCTGCGCGGGACGGAGATCCCCCTGTCCGGCAGGCTCATGGCCCTGGCGGACGTCTACGACGCGCTGGTGAGCAGTCGGCTCTACAAGAAACCGTACAGCCACGAAAAAGCACGCGAGGTCATCGTTGATGGCAGCGGCACGCACTTCGATCCGGATATCGTGGCGGCGTTTCTGGCCTGCGAGGAAGAGTTCGACCGCATCGCGCGCGGCAGCGACGACCCGCCAAACGACTGA
- a CDS encoding FecR family protein — MVLRFFAALIVLVFIPGWALAQEHVATAKTPQGSVTVVRDGETSPVEAGARLFKGDVIRTGSDSSVGIMFLDGTRLGVGAGTECRIDHYIFDPLEDRYAFDVYMKRGSAVYSSGKIGMLKPNAIKIRTPRATVGVRGTRFLINVE, encoded by the coding sequence ATGGTTCTACGATTTTTCGCTGCGCTCATCGTCCTCGTGTTCATTCCGGGATGGGCGCTGGCGCAGGAACACGTGGCGACTGCCAAAACGCCGCAAGGATCGGTGACCGTCGTGCGTGACGGCGAAACCTCACCGGTAGAAGCCGGCGCCAGGTTGTTCAAGGGCGACGTCATCCGCACAGGGTCAGACAGCTCCGTGGGCATCATGTTTCTGGACGGCACGCGCCTTGGTGTGGGGGCTGGCACGGAATGCCGGATCGACCATTATATCTTCGATCCGCTTGAAGACCGATACGCCTTCGACGTCTACATGAAACGAGGATCCGCCGTGTACTCTTCCGGAAAAATCGGAATGCTCAAACCCAATGCCATCAAGATACGCACACCGCGCGCTACGGTCGGGGTTCGGGGCACGCGGTTCCTGATCAACGTCGAGTAG
- a CDS encoding cation:proton antiporter domain-containing protein, translating into MDLPILSEFVVIFGLSIAVIFIFHKIRVPAIVGFLLTGILAGPHGFGLVKAVEEVEIMADVGVILLLFTIGLELSAKELIRLKKPVFVGGAVQLFGTILVFFIFSRLFDYSSGQALLFGFLAATSCTTIVLKIWQDSSQIESPHGRVALSVLIFQDMMSIPMILLVPFLAGQEANLASSLLVLMVKAVAVLAVVFLLSRYVVPTVLLNVVRTKSRELFLITTLAICLSIAFLTSEVGLSLALGAFLAGLIISESEFSLSALGGVIPFRDVFTSLFFISIGMLLNSSYLFAHLPMVLLVVAAIIAFKAVIAGSAAIVLGYPLRTAVLLGLALAQIGEFSFIIAKLGLDNGVIGNDAYQLFLAASIATMAITPFAMRLSPAVADRLESFRIFAPLMRRPTEKSAESGAFTDARDHLIIVGYGISGRSLERAARTADIPHVIIEMNPDTVRAGKKKGIPIFYGDATQDAVLEHARIGSARVLAVVIPDAAAARRIVESAKELNPSIHVVARTRFISETEELRRLGAEDVIPEEFETAIEIFTRVLCNYMIPRQQIQCLAADMRAEGYSLLREERSISPLIELDRRFSDMDVSGVTIEPGSSAVGKTLEELALRRDYGVTVVAVGRDGHVEPNPDGMYVLQAGDLLYMFGKHTEVTNALGLFTTSNEMKRSPS; encoded by the coding sequence ATGGATCTTCCCATTCTCAGTGAATTTGTCGTTATTTTCGGCCTCTCCATCGCCGTTATCTTTATTTTTCACAAGATCCGTGTGCCGGCCATCGTCGGCTTCCTGCTCACGGGCATCCTCGCCGGTCCGCACGGCTTCGGCCTGGTCAAGGCTGTCGAGGAAGTCGAGATCATGGCGGATGTGGGCGTCATCCTGCTGCTTTTCACCATCGGCCTGGAGCTTTCGGCAAAAGAGCTGATCCGACTCAAGAAGCCGGTGTTCGTTGGCGGCGCAGTGCAACTGTTCGGAACCATTCTGGTATTTTTCATCTTCTCCAGACTATTCGACTATTCCAGCGGTCAAGCCTTGCTGTTCGGGTTTCTCGCCGCGACATCCTGCACGACCATCGTGCTCAAAATCTGGCAGGACTCATCCCAAATCGAGTCTCCACACGGCCGTGTTGCGCTTTCTGTCTTGATTTTTCAGGATATGATGAGCATCCCCATGATCTTGCTGGTGCCGTTTTTAGCCGGGCAGGAGGCCAACCTGGCCTCGTCCCTGCTCGTGCTCATGGTCAAGGCGGTTGCCGTGCTCGCCGTGGTGTTCCTGCTTTCGCGATACGTGGTTCCCACTGTGTTGCTGAACGTGGTGCGCACCAAAAGCCGTGAGCTCTTTCTCATCACGACTCTCGCCATCTGCTTATCCATTGCGTTCCTCACTTCGGAGGTAGGGCTTTCTCTGGCTTTGGGCGCCTTCCTCGCCGGCCTGATCATCTCCGAATCGGAGTTCAGCCTGAGCGCCCTGGGAGGGGTCATTCCTTTCCGGGACGTGTTCACCAGTCTGTTCTTCATCTCCATCGGCATGCTGCTGAATAGTTCGTATCTATTTGCTCACCTGCCAATGGTGCTGCTGGTCGTCGCCGCAATCATCGCGTTCAAGGCCGTCATCGCCGGATCGGCCGCCATCGTTCTCGGCTATCCGCTGCGTACCGCCGTACTGCTTGGCCTGGCCCTGGCGCAGATCGGTGAGTTTTCCTTCATAATCGCCAAGCTCGGGTTGGACAACGGCGTTATCGGCAATGACGCCTACCAGCTTTTTCTGGCGGCAAGCATCGCCACCATGGCCATCACGCCGTTCGCCATGCGCCTTTCTCCCGCTGTTGCGGACAGGTTGGAGTCGTTCCGGATTTTCGCCCCGCTGATGCGGCGGCCTACCGAAAAATCCGCAGAATCGGGCGCCTTCACGGATGCTCGCGACCATCTCATCATCGTGGGGTACGGCATAAGCGGCCGCAGCCTGGAACGCGCCGCCCGAACCGCGGACATCCCTCACGTGATCATTGAAATGAACCCGGACACTGTGCGCGCGGGCAAAAAAAAGGGAATACCCATCTTTTACGGCGACGCCACGCAGGACGCCGTGCTGGAGCACGCCCGCATCGGGAGCGCCCGGGTGCTCGCCGTGGTCATACCGGATGCCGCCGCCGCGCGTCGGATCGTCGAATCGGCCAAGGAGCTGAACCCCTCCATCCACGTGGTGGCGCGCACGCGCTTCATCTCCGAAACCGAGGAACTGCGCCGGCTCGGCGCCGAGGATGTGATTCCCGAAGAATTCGAGACCGCCATCGAGATATTCACGCGTGTCCTGTGCAATTATATGATCCCGCGCCAGCAGATTCAGTGTCTTGCCGCGGACATGCGAGCGGAGGGCTACAGCCTGCTGCGCGAAGAACGGTCCATATCGCCCCTCATCGAGCTCGACAGACGGTTCTCGGACATGGACGTGAGCGGCGTGACCATCGAGCCGGGCTCCTCCGCCGTGGGTAAGACCCTGGAGGAGCTCGCACTGCGGCGAGACTACGGAGTGACTGTCGTGGCCGTGGGCCGTGATGGACATGTGGAGCCAAATCCTGACGGCATGTATGTCCTCCAGGCCGGTGATTTGTTATACATGTTCGGCAAGCATACCGAAGTGACGAACGCCCTCGGCCTGTTCACCACATCCAATGAGATGAAAAGGAGTCCTTCATAG
- a CDS encoding N-acetylneuraminate synthase family protein — protein MDRSLMLDGFVVNDNAPCYLVAEIGLNHQGSRDTALKLMDAAKASGAHAVKFQKRDPRKLLTREFYDAPYPGEHSLGATYGEHREALELSAEDYEALIEHGRELGITVFATPFDEPSADLLNELGMPFFKIASADLRNRPLQKRIASFGKPVILSTGGGSMDDVRRAYGALAAGHVPVAILQCTACYPVRDLTSMNLRVIESYRRVFPCVVGLSDHECGVALPLVAYGLGARIVEKHFTLDRTMRGPDHKASIEPAEFAALARSLRDAHEALGSGIKLPQQCEEPAMEKLSKKIVAARDLPAGHVIGLDDLAYKSPGNGGLPPVHADAVLGRALTRTLVMDDAVTFDMLAPPSEEA, from the coding sequence ATGGATCGTTCACTCATGCTCGACGGCTTTGTCGTCAATGACAACGCGCCGTGTTACCTGGTCGCCGAGATCGGGTTGAACCACCAGGGCAGCCGCGACACCGCCCTGAAGCTCATGGATGCGGCCAAGGCGAGCGGCGCGCACGCCGTGAAGTTCCAGAAACGCGACCCGCGGAAGTTGCTCACCCGTGAGTTTTACGATGCGCCCTATCCTGGCGAGCACAGTCTGGGCGCCACCTACGGCGAACATCGCGAGGCGCTGGAGCTTTCCGCGGAAGATTATGAAGCGCTGATCGAACACGGCAGGGAGCTGGGCATCACCGTGTTCGCCACGCCATTCGACGAACCGAGCGCCGATCTGCTGAATGAGCTGGGCATGCCCTTTTTCAAGATCGCCTCGGCCGATCTGAGAAACCGGCCTCTGCAGAAGCGCATCGCCTCCTTCGGAAAGCCGGTCATCCTCTCCACGGGCGGCGGCTCCATGGACGACGTGCGCCGCGCATACGGCGCCCTCGCCGCCGGCCACGTGCCCGTGGCCATTCTGCAATGCACCGCGTGCTATCCGGTGCGCGACCTTACCTCCATGAACCTCCGCGTTATCGAATCCTACCGCCGGGTGTTCCCGTGCGTTGTCGGGCTCTCGGACCACGAATGCGGAGTGGCGCTGCCCCTGGTTGCCTACGGCCTTGGCGCACGGATCGTGGAGAAGCATTTTACCCTGGACCGCACCATGCGCGGACCGGACCACAAGGCATCCATCGAGCCGGCCGAGTTTGCCGCACTGGCCCGTTCCCTGCGCGACGCGCACGAAGCCCTGGGCAGCGGCATCAAGCTGCCGCAGCAATGCGAGGAGCCGGCTATGGAAAAGCTCTCCAAGAAGATCGTGGCGGCGCGGGATCTGCCTGCCGGCCACGTCATCGGCCTGGATGACCTGGCCTACAAGTCTCCCGGCAACGGCGGCCTGCCGCCTGTGCATGCGGACGCCGTGCTCGGCCGGGCGCTCACCCGCACGCTGGTCATGGATGACGCCGTGACGTTCGACATGCTGGCCCCACCCAGCGAGGAAGCATGA